The following proteins are co-located in the Procambarus clarkii isolate CNS0578487 chromosome 4, FALCON_Pclarkii_2.0, whole genome shotgun sequence genome:
- the LOC138371628 gene encoding uncharacterized protein, with the protein MREIRCKDATGMREMRCKDATGMREMMCKDATSMREMRCKDATGMREMRCKDATGMREMMCKDATGVREMRCTDATSMREMRCKDASGMREMKCKDATIMREMMCKDATSMREMRFKDVTCVREMRCEDTTGMREMMCKDATGMREMRCENATGMREMRCEDATGMREMRCEDATGMREMRCKDATGMREMRCKDTTGMREMRCKDATGMREMRCKDATSMREMRFKDVTCVREMRCEDTTGMREMRCKDATGMREMRCKDATSMREMRFKDVTCVREMRCEDTTGMREMRCKDATGMREMRCKDATGMREMRCEDATGMREMRCARSEGGCDN; encoded by the coding sequence ATGAGGGAGATCAGGTGTAAGGATGCTACTGGTATGAGGGAAATGAGATGTAAGGATGCTACTGGTATGAGGGAGATGATGTGTAAGGATGCTACTAGTATGAGGGAAATGAGATGTAAGGATGCTACTGGTATGAGGGAAATGAGATGTAAGGATGCTACTGGTATGAGGGAGATGATGTGTAAGGATGCTACTGGTGTGAGGGAAATGAGATGTACGGATGCTACTAGTatgagggagatgaggtgtaaGGATGCTTCTGGTATGAGGGAGATGAAGTGTAAGGATGCTACTATTATGAGGGAGATGATGTGTAAGGATGCTACTAGTATGAGGGAGATGAGGTTTAAGGATGTTACTTGTGTGAGAGAGATGAGGTGTGAGGATACTACTGGTATGAGGGAGATGATGTGTAAGGATGCTACTGGTATGAGGGAGATGAGGTGTGAGAATGCTACTGGTATGAGGGAGATGAGGTGTGAGGATGCTACTGGTATGAGGGAGATGAGGTGTGAGGATGCTACTGGTatgagggagatgaggtgtaaGGATGCTACTGGTATGAGGGAGATGAGATGTAAGGATACTACTGGTatgagggagatgaggtgtaaGGATGCTACTGGTATGAGGGAGATGAGATGTAAGGATGCTACTAGTATGAGGGAGATGAGGTTTAAGGATGTTACTTGTGTGAGAGAGATGAGGTGTGAGGATACTACTGGTatgagggagatgaggtgtaaGGATGCTACTGGTATGAGGGAGATGAGATGTAAGGATGCTACTAGTATGAGGGAGATGAGGTTTAAGGATGTTACTTGTGTGAGAGAGATGAGGTGTGAGGATACTACTGGTATGAGGGAGATGAGATGTAAGGATGCTACTGGTATGAGGGAGATGAGATGTAAGGATGCTACTGGTATGAGGGAGATGAGATGTGAGGATGCTACTGGTATGAGGGAGATGAGGTGTGCCCGGAGTGAGGGCGGGTGCGACAACTGA